A genomic window from Halomonas sp. LR3S48 includes:
- a CDS encoding TRAP transporter small permease codes for MVDLFLRFEHQLTRLAMVLAVAMLVVSVSFSFYQVLTRFIFNAPSTWSEVAARTAMIWCVFMAAAATFRGGYMMAVEAIYKAVPQRLVLVLEVAIVLCCLLVLAVLIHFGLLMTLRVSNQTMSGMNISMAYAYAAIPIGAGFAMVAVLARILAQLTGREPVGPDLGDASPEVEMRDLRQTMPGSAGDADQGGPRP; via the coding sequence ATGGTGGATCTGTTTCTTCGTTTCGAGCATCAACTGACACGCCTGGCCATGGTCCTCGCGGTGGCCATGCTGGTGGTGTCGGTATCGTTCAGCTTCTATCAGGTGCTGACCCGTTTCATCTTCAACGCGCCTTCCACCTGGTCGGAGGTGGCCGCACGCACGGCAATGATCTGGTGCGTGTTCATGGCCGCGGCGGCAACCTTCCGTGGTGGCTACATGATGGCCGTGGAGGCGATCTACAAGGCGGTGCCGCAGCGCCTGGTGCTGGTCCTGGAGGTCGCGATCGTGCTGTGCTGCCTGCTGGTGTTGGCGGTATTGATCCACTTCGGCCTGCTGATGACCCTGCGGGTCAGCAACCAGACCATGTCGGGCATGAACATCTCCATGGCCTACGCCTATGCGGCCATTCCCATCGGGGCCGGCTTCGCCATGGTGGCGGTGCTGGCCCGCATCCTGGCGCAACTCACCGGGCGTGAGCCGGTCGGCCCCGACCTGGGCGACGCCTCGCCCGAAGTGGAGATGCGCGACCTGCGGCAGACGATGCCGGGGAGTGCCGGCGACGCCGACCAGGGAGGGCCGCGTCCATGA
- a CDS encoding TRAP transporter substrate-binding protein — translation MKTQFVRHALSVAIGGITAAALVANVQAAQEVSLGHTLSSTSHYAVGARAFKETLESLSDGAFVVTEHTSGSLGGEREMIEGLQIGTVDIVITSTGPLGNFVPETYVLDLPFLFENYDQARCVLDSELGDELLEKMSEHDLVGLAWSENGFRHLTNSEREVTSPADTQGLRVRTMENEVHQEAFRQLGARPTPMAFPELFTALQQGVVDGQENPITVIVATNFWEVQDHLSLTGHVYSPAVVLGSPLLLDGLSDEEREWFHEAARASAEATRGEVSRLEEEGVALLRENGMTVNTDIDIGPFQQAVEPAYEIFTDQYGSEMLERVQEKAGSC, via the coding sequence ATGAAAACCCAGTTCGTACGCCATGCTCTCAGCGTCGCCATCGGCGGCATCACTGCCGCCGCGCTGGTCGCTAATGTCCAGGCCGCCCAGGAGGTCAGCCTGGGGCACACGCTCTCCTCCACCTCCCACTATGCCGTGGGTGCCCGGGCCTTCAAGGAGACGCTGGAATCGCTCAGCGACGGGGCCTTCGTTGTCACCGAGCATACCTCCGGGTCGCTGGGTGGCGAGCGGGAGATGATCGAAGGGTTGCAGATCGGCACCGTGGATATCGTCATTACTTCCACCGGCCCGCTCGGCAACTTCGTGCCGGAAACCTACGTGCTCGACCTGCCGTTCCTGTTCGAGAACTACGACCAGGCACGCTGCGTATTGGACAGCGAACTGGGCGACGAGCTGCTGGAGAAGATGAGCGAGCATGACCTGGTCGGCCTGGCCTGGTCGGAGAACGGCTTTCGCCACCTGACCAACAGCGAGCGCGAGGTAACCAGTCCCGCCGACACCCAAGGCCTGCGGGTGCGCACCATGGAGAACGAGGTGCACCAGGAAGCGTTCCGTCAGTTGGGGGCGCGGCCCACGCCGATGGCCTTCCCGGAACTCTTCACGGCACTGCAGCAAGGGGTGGTGGACGGCCAGGAGAACCCCATCACGGTGATCGTCGCTACCAACTTCTGGGAGGTTCAGGATCACCTGTCGCTCACCGGTCACGTCTATTCGCCGGCCGTGGTGTTGGGTTCGCCGCTGTTGCTCGACGGGCTCAGCGACGAGGAGCGCGAGTGGTTCCACGAGGCCGCGCGCGCCTCCGCCGAAGCCACCCGTGGCGAGGTCTCGCGGCTGGAGGAGGAGGGTGTGGCGCTGCTGCGCGAGAACGGCATGACGGTGAATACCGACATCGACATTGGCCCCTTCCAGCAGGCCGTGGAACCGGCCTACGAGATCTTCACCGACCAGTACGGCAGCGAGATGCTGGAGAGGGTGCAGGAGAAGGCCGGCAGCTGTTGA
- the denD gene encoding D-erythronate dehydrogenase: MHIVITGAAGFLGQRLVARLLELGELRGQAIHRLTLVDQVEPAVPPSGTVEVEGLALDIAELGALDEVLDARPQVIYHLAAVVSSAAEADLDLGMEVNFDATRVLLDGCRERGLAATRLVMASSVAAYGGELPAVLDDMTALQPQNSYGTQKAMCELLINDYSRRGLIDGCVLRLPTIIVRPGRPNAAASSFASSILREPLNGEEAVCPVPTELALFVMSPGKVVEALVHGAEVPGEALVPFRAFMLPGITVTVAEMLETLRQVAGDEALALVRHERDPAVEAIVAGWPARFDIRRARELGFSGDRDLHEIVSAFLQENSR, translated from the coding sequence ATGCATATCGTCATTACCGGCGCCGCCGGTTTCCTCGGCCAGCGCCTCGTCGCCCGCCTGCTAGAGCTCGGCGAGCTCAGGGGGCAGGCCATCCATCGACTGACGCTTGTCGATCAGGTCGAACCTGCGGTTCCCCCCAGCGGCACGGTCGAGGTCGAAGGGCTTGCCCTGGATATCGCCGAACTCGGCGCGCTCGACGAAGTGCTCGATGCGCGCCCCCAGGTGATCTACCACCTCGCTGCGGTGGTCAGCTCCGCTGCTGAAGCCGACCTGGACCTCGGCATGGAGGTCAATTTCGACGCCACTCGCGTATTGCTCGATGGTTGTCGCGAGCGGGGCCTGGCTGCCACCCGGCTGGTCATGGCCAGCTCGGTGGCGGCCTACGGTGGCGAGCTGCCCGCGGTACTCGACGACATGACTGCGCTGCAGCCGCAGAACTCCTACGGCACCCAGAAGGCCATGTGCGAGCTGCTGATCAACGACTACAGTCGGCGTGGCCTGATCGATGGCTGTGTGCTGCGCCTGCCGACCATCATCGTGCGCCCGGGACGACCCAACGCCGCTGCCTCGAGCTTCGCCTCGAGCATTCTGCGCGAACCGTTGAACGGTGAGGAGGCCGTCTGCCCCGTGCCCACCGAACTGGCCCTGTTCGTGATGTCGCCGGGAAAGGTGGTCGAGGCGCTGGTGCACGGCGCCGAGGTGCCGGGAGAGGCGCTGGTCCCGTTTCGCGCTTTCATGCTGCCAGGGATCACCGTCACCGTGGCCGAGATGCTGGAGACCCTGCGCCAGGTGGCAGGCGATGAAGCCCTGGCACTGGTGCGCCATGAGCGTGATCCCGCCGTCGAGGCGATCGTTGCCGGCTGGCCGGCTCGCTTCGATATCCGCCGTGCCCGGGAGCTGGGTTTCAGCGGAGATCGAGACCTGCACGAGATCGTATCGGCCTTCCTGCAGGAAAACAGTCGATAA
- the otnI gene encoding 2-oxo-tetronate isomerase: MIQLAANLSMLFTEHDFVDRIQAAAEAGFRGVEYLFPYDHAPQVLASALREAGVEQVLFNLPPGDWAAGERGLASLPGREAEFRDSVIEALRYAEALGCPRVHAMAGLLPEGADADTLRAHRASYVANLRFAAAEAAKVGRQVLIEPINTRDMPGFFLSRQDHAMAVLEEVGAGNLKLQFDLYHCQVMEGDLIRHLERQFPAIAHIQIAGVPERHEPDVGEVHYPALFERLERLGYAGWIGCEYRPAVATREGLGWGRDYGLMT; encoded by the coding sequence ATGATCCAACTCGCCGCCAATCTCTCCATGCTGTTTACCGAGCATGACTTCGTCGATCGCATCCAGGCGGCCGCCGAAGCGGGCTTTCGCGGCGTCGAGTACCTGTTCCCCTACGATCATGCCCCCCAAGTGCTGGCGAGCGCGCTACGCGAGGCCGGCGTCGAGCAGGTGCTGTTCAACCTGCCGCCCGGTGACTGGGCAGCGGGGGAGCGTGGCCTGGCCAGCCTGCCCGGGCGCGAGGCCGAGTTTCGCGACAGCGTGATCGAGGCGCTGCGCTATGCCGAGGCGCTCGGCTGCCCGCGGGTGCATGCCATGGCCGGGCTGCTGCCGGAAGGCGCCGATGCCGATACGTTGAGGGCACATCGCGCCTCCTATGTGGCCAACCTGCGCTTTGCCGCCGCCGAAGCGGCCAAGGTGGGTCGGCAGGTGCTGATCGAGCCGATCAATACTCGCGACATGCCGGGGTTCTTCCTCTCGCGCCAGGACCACGCCATGGCGGTGCTGGAGGAGGTCGGTGCCGGCAACCTCAAGCTGCAGTTCGACCTCTACCACTGCCAGGTCATGGAGGGCGACCTGATCCGTCACCTGGAGCGACAGTTCCCCGCCATTGCCCATATTCAGATCGCCGGGGTGCCGGAACGTCACGAGCCGGATGTCGGCGAGGTGCACTACCCGGCGCTGTTCGAGCGACTCGAGCGGCTTGGTTATGCAGGCTGGATCGGCTGCGAGTACCGCCCCGCGGTGGCCACCCGTGAAGGGCTGGGCTGGGGTCGCGACTACGGGCTCATGACCTGA
- the otnC gene encoding 3-oxo-tetronate 4-phosphate decarboxylase has protein sequence MSMADRNRLREQIATLGKSLFDRGLTMGSSGNISVRLDDGGWLMTPTNACLGRLDPARISRLDRDGRLRDGDAPTKEQFLHMAMYAERPQSGAIVHLHSTHSVAVSCLPDIDPCDCIPPLTAYYVMRVGRLPLVPYHVPGDPKLGDAVRGLAGKHSAVLLANHGPVVAGRNLEAAVYSTEELEETAKLYLLLRGHNPRGLTPEQVAELEARFPRD, from the coding sequence ATGAGCATGGCCGACCGTAACCGCCTGCGCGAGCAGATCGCCACGCTCGGCAAATCGCTGTTCGACCGCGGCCTGACGATGGGGTCGAGTGGCAACATCAGCGTGCGCCTGGACGACGGTGGCTGGCTGATGACGCCGACCAACGCTTGCCTGGGCCGGCTCGACCCGGCGCGCATCTCGCGCCTCGACCGTGACGGTCGCCTGCGCGACGGCGATGCGCCGACCAAGGAGCAGTTCCTGCACATGGCAATGTACGCCGAGCGGCCCCAGTCCGGTGCCATCGTGCACTTGCACTCCACGCATTCGGTGGCGGTGTCTTGCCTGCCCGATATCGACCCCTGCGACTGTATTCCGCCGCTCACCGCCTATTATGTGATGCGGGTGGGGCGGTTGCCGTTGGTGCCCTATCACGTGCCGGGCGACCCCAAACTGGGGGATGCCGTGCGCGGGCTGGCAGGCAAGCACAGTGCCGTGCTGCTGGCCAACCACGGCCCGGTGGTGGCGGGCAGGAACCTGGAGGCGGCGGTCTACTCCACCGAGGAGCTGGAGGAAACCGCCAAGCTCTACCTGCTGCTGCGTGGCCACAATCCGCGTGGGCTGACGCCCGAGCAGGTCGCGGAACTCGAAGCGCGCTTCCCCCGCGACTGA
- the otnK gene encoding 3-oxo-tetronate kinase: protein MAIVLGAIADDFTGATDLANNLVRGGMRCVQLIGVPEHGLAGVIDDSDAVDAVVIALKSRSCPVGEAVRDSMHALEWLREAGARQFFFKYCSTFDSTAEGNIGPVSDTLLQRLEAPFTVMVPAFPVNGRTVYQGHLFVGDRLLNESGMQHHPLTPMRDADLVRVLARQSEHPVGLLAWHELQRGAQAARSRLDALASRGMRQVICDTLTEADLDVLAEAVADLPLVTGGSGLGQALPTQYRRLGWLAKVAEAGALEPASGGALVLSGSCSRATLAQVGAFLEHHPGFRLDPLALADGEDHLEEALTFARARLAVGEPVLIYASAAAERVRRFQEALGRDHAGELVEQALGWLAVALVDEGVGRLVVAGGESSGAVVSALGVRAMRIGEQIDPGVPWTQATLAGRKAPLSLALKSGNFGGEDFFLRAFDILPTVDDSGGGA from the coding sequence ATGGCGATCGTGCTGGGCGCCATTGCCGACGATTTTACCGGCGCCACCGACCTGGCCAACAATCTGGTACGCGGCGGTATGCGCTGCGTGCAGCTGATCGGTGTGCCCGAGCATGGCTTGGCCGGGGTGATTGATGACTCCGATGCCGTCGACGCGGTGGTGATCGCGCTGAAGTCGCGCTCATGTCCGGTCGGGGAGGCCGTGCGCGATTCCATGCATGCCCTCGAGTGGTTGCGCGAGGCGGGGGCTCGTCAATTTTTCTTCAAATACTGCTCCACTTTCGATTCCACCGCCGAGGGCAATATCGGCCCGGTCAGCGACACCCTGCTGCAGCGCCTGGAGGCGCCCTTCACGGTGATGGTGCCGGCGTTTCCGGTGAATGGTCGCACCGTCTACCAGGGACATCTGTTCGTTGGTGATCGCCTGCTCAACGAGAGCGGTATGCAGCACCATCCGCTGACCCCCATGCGCGATGCCGATCTGGTACGAGTGCTGGCGCGGCAGAGCGAGCACCCGGTTGGCCTGCTGGCCTGGCACGAGCTGCAGCGAGGCGCGCAGGCGGCGCGATCACGGCTCGATGCGCTGGCCTCTCGGGGCATGCGACAGGTGATCTGCGATACCTTGACCGAGGCCGATCTCGATGTCCTCGCCGAAGCGGTGGCCGACTTGCCCTTGGTAACTGGCGGCTCCGGGCTGGGCCAGGCGTTGCCGACCCAGTACCGCCGCCTTGGCTGGCTCGCCAAGGTAGCCGAGGCGGGGGCTTTGGAGCCGGCTTCGGGTGGCGCCCTGGTGCTGTCGGGGAGCTGCTCGCGTGCCACCCTGGCCCAGGTCGGTGCCTTTCTCGAGCATCACCCTGGCTTTCGCCTCGACCCGCTGGCCCTCGCCGATGGCGAAGACCATCTGGAAGAAGCACTGACCTTTGCCCGTGCCCGCCTTGCCGTAGGGGAGCCGGTGTTGATCTATGCCTCGGCCGCCGCCGAGCGCGTCCGTCGTTTTCAGGAAGCGCTCGGTCGCGACCACGCGGGAGAACTGGTGGAGCAGGCTCTGGGCTGGCTGGCTGTCGCCCTGGTCGATGAGGGCGTGGGGCGGCTGGTTGTTGCTGGTGGGGAGAGCTCGGGGGCGGTGGTATCGGCGCTGGGCGTGCGAGCCATGCGCATCGGGGAGCAGATAGACCCAGGCGTGCCCTGGACCCAGGCCACGCTGGCCGGCCGCAAGGCGCCGCTGTCGCTGGCGCTGAAGTCGGGCAACTTCGGCGGTGAGGATTTCTTCCTGCGCGCTTTCGACATCCTGCCGACCGTCGATGATAGCGGAGGGGGCGCATGA
- the ltnD gene encoding L-threonate dehydrogenase, translating to MSDDTITPRVGVIGLGAMGLGTATALLERGLPVVGCDVAESACRAFEDVGGRCVASPAELAGQCDVVLVVVVNAVQVEQVLFGEHGLVDAFAPGGLVMQCATVAPSLAERLGARLAERGIAVLDAPISGGAAKARAGQLSVMASGSADAFTKAAPILDAMAATVYRLGDAPGIGSSMKLVNQLLAGVHIAAAAEAMALGIRMGLEPRTVYEVITHSAGNSWMFENRVPHILNGDYTPLSAVDIFVKDLNIVHETGRELAMPTPIAASALQQFTAAKGAGFGREDDSAVIKVYQRLSGVALPEAANDGGE from the coding sequence GTGAGCGACGACACGATAACACCGCGAGTGGGCGTCATCGGCCTGGGGGCGATGGGGCTGGGAACGGCAACGGCACTGCTCGAGCGTGGCCTGCCGGTGGTCGGCTGCGACGTGGCCGAGTCGGCTTGCCGTGCCTTCGAGGACGTCGGCGGGCGCTGCGTGGCAAGCCCGGCCGAGTTGGCCGGGCAGTGCGACGTGGTGCTGGTGGTCGTGGTCAACGCCGTGCAGGTCGAGCAGGTGCTGTTCGGCGAACATGGCCTCGTCGATGCCTTCGCCCCGGGTGGGCTGGTGATGCAGTGCGCTACCGTGGCGCCGAGCCTGGCCGAGCGACTGGGAGCGCGCCTGGCCGAACGTGGCATCGCCGTGCTCGATGCGCCGATCAGCGGCGGGGCGGCCAAGGCGCGGGCGGGGCAGCTCTCGGTGATGGCCTCGGGCAGCGCGGATGCCTTCACCAAGGCCGCCCCGATACTCGATGCCATGGCGGCCACCGTCTATCGTTTGGGCGATGCCCCGGGCATCGGCTCGAGCATGAAACTGGTCAATCAACTGCTGGCCGGGGTGCATATCGCGGCGGCGGCGGAGGCCATGGCGCTGGGCATCCGCATGGGGCTAGAGCCGCGTACCGTCTACGAGGTGATCACCCATTCCGCCGGCAACTCCTGGATGTTCGAGAACCGCGTGCCGCACATCCTGAACGGCGACTATACTCCGCTCTCGGCGGTGGACATCTTCGTCAAGGATCTCAACATCGTGCACGAAACCGGGCGTGAACTGGCCATGCCCACGCCGATTGCCGCCAGCGCCCTGCAGCAGTTCACCGCCGCCAAGGGTGCCGGCTTCGGACGCGAGGACGACTCGGCGGTGATCAAGGTCTACCAGCGTCTCTCCGGCGTCGCCCTGCCCGAGGCCGCCAACGACGGAGGCGAGTGA
- a CDS encoding LacI family DNA-binding transcriptional regulator, producing MSNEAQPPQRRRGSEQPTLKEVAEAAGVSPITASRALNNPDQVNERTRARVLEAMERLGYVPNLVAGSLASARSRFIAVIVPSLANAVFIEVIQGLQETFEAQGYQILLGNTDYDLEREYQLIRTFLGWSCSALVTAGLRHNPACRTLLDHWGKPIMEVMELGEALDLNVGLDHTEAGRCMARHLLERGHRRLLFVGARLASDYRAGLRYHGHREMLEQAGLEAPLLELDQLGSLDAGAAGLERALADHPAVSAIHFANDDLATGALLHAQRLGLSVPHDIAIAGFNGLPLGQHVTPRLTTIRSPRRHMGQLAASEVIRRLEGKRTQARQHDVGFELLVGEST from the coding sequence ATGTCTAACGAAGCCCAACCGCCACAAAGACGCCGCGGCTCGGAGCAGCCCACGCTCAAGGAAGTGGCGGAGGCCGCCGGGGTCTCGCCGATCACCGCCTCGCGCGCCCTGAACAATCCCGATCAGGTCAACGAGCGGACCCGTGCGCGAGTGCTCGAGGCCATGGAGCGGCTGGGCTACGTGCCGAACCTGGTGGCGGGCAGCCTGGCTTCGGCCCGCTCGCGATTCATCGCCGTGATCGTCCCTTCACTGGCCAATGCCGTATTCATCGAGGTCATCCAGGGGTTGCAGGAAACCTTCGAGGCGCAGGGCTACCAGATCCTGCTGGGCAACACCGACTACGACCTCGAGCGCGAATATCAATTGATTCGCACCTTTCTCGGCTGGTCCTGCTCGGCCCTGGTGACCGCCGGACTGCGCCACAACCCGGCGTGTCGCACCCTGCTCGACCACTGGGGCAAGCCGATCATGGAAGTCATGGAGCTGGGCGAAGCGCTGGACCTCAACGTCGGCCTGGACCACACCGAAGCCGGCCGCTGCATGGCCCGCCACCTGCTGGAGCGAGGCCACCGCCGGTTGCTCTTCGTCGGCGCCCGTCTGGCCAGCGACTATCGCGCCGGCCTGCGCTACCACGGCCATCGCGAAATGCTGGAACAGGCCGGGCTCGAGGCCCCACTGCTGGAGCTCGACCAGCTCGGCAGCCTGGACGCCGGCGCCGCGGGGCTGGAACGGGCACTTGCCGATCATCCGGCCGTCAGTGCGATTCACTTCGCCAACGACGACCTAGCCACCGGGGCGCTACTACATGCCCAGCGACTCGGCCTCAGCGTACCCCATGACATCGCCATCGCCGGGTTCAACGGCCTGCCCCTCGGGCAACACGTAACGCCTCGCCTGACCACCATTCGTTCGCCTCGCCGACACATGGGGCAGCTCGCCGCGTCGGAGGTGATCCGACGGCTCGAAGGCAAGCGAACGCAGGCTCGCCAGCACGATGTCGGCTTCGAGTTGCTGGTCGGCGAGAGCACCTAG
- a CDS encoding cupredoxin domain-containing protein yields MNIAIFHRSAWLTLFVGLGVAGSQAQSDTSTEAAPASDDGVQRITLVGGNYDFEPEHIVVRAGVPVELQARRRPGLTPHNLVIRSIPMGLDIEASLTTEPTTIRFTPRVPGRVEFYCDKRLLFLSSHRDRGMVGVLEVVE; encoded by the coding sequence ATGAATATTGCGATCTTCCATCGCAGCGCATGGCTGACGTTATTCGTTGGCCTAGGGGTAGCCGGGAGCCAGGCGCAGAGCGACACTTCGACCGAGGCGGCTCCTGCCTCCGATGATGGCGTACAACGGATCACGTTGGTGGGCGGTAACTATGACTTCGAGCCCGAACATATCGTGGTGCGGGCTGGCGTGCCTGTAGAATTGCAGGCGCGCCGTCGGCCTGGCCTCACGCCTCATAACCTCGTGATCCGCTCTATCCCAATGGGGCTCGACATCGAGGCCTCACTGACGACCGAGCCAACGACGATCCGCTTTACCCCCAGGGTACCGGGGCGCGTTGAGTTCTATTGTGACAAGCGCCTGCTGTTTCTATCCAGTCACCGCGACCGTGGCATGGTCGGTGTATTGGAGGTGGTGGAGTAA
- a CDS encoding TVP38/TMEM64 family protein produces the protein MSRKVLLVLALLMAFALLGFLWQWLAARDLFDANTLYALLQGSLAWRDQPWAGGVVIAVFVVASMVLFPLSVLVVLAGLIFGPVWGFVYSFIGTLGGAIATFWLGRWLGRDALLRYGGRRLLGLSRYLAGRGVRTMTILNLLPLAPYTLTNLLAGAFNIRFRDYLLGTLIGATPGLAGIILLSSQLGSLLTAGNREELAWAGGGIVAGLALLYGLKRYADARQRRRHRG, from the coding sequence ATGTCCCGCAAGGTCCTCCTCGTCCTCGCTCTTCTCATGGCCTTTGCCCTGCTGGGTTTCCTGTGGCAGTGGCTAGCCGCACGCGACCTGTTCGACGCCAATACGCTCTATGCGCTCTTGCAGGGCTCGCTGGCCTGGCGTGACCAGCCCTGGGCCGGCGGCGTGGTGATCGCAGTCTTCGTGGTCGCTTCGATGGTGCTGTTCCCGCTGAGCGTGCTGGTGGTACTGGCGGGCTTGATCTTCGGTCCGGTGTGGGGCTTCGTCTATTCGTTCATCGGCACGCTCGGGGGCGCGATCGCTACCTTCTGGCTGGGGCGCTGGCTGGGGCGCGACGCCCTGCTGCGCTACGGCGGCAGACGGCTGTTGGGTCTTTCACGCTACCTGGCCGGACGCGGCGTGCGCACCATGACCATACTCAACCTCCTGCCCCTGGCGCCGTATACGCTGACCAACCTGCTCGCCGGCGCCTTTAACATCCGCTTTCGCGACTATCTGCTCGGCACTCTGATCGGCGCCACACCGGGGCTGGCCGGCATCATCCTGCTCAGCAGCCAGCTCGGTTCGCTGCTGACCGCCGGGAATCGCGAGGAGCTGGCCTGGGCGGGCGGCGGCATCGTCGCGGGCCTGGCCTTGCTGTACGGCCTGAAACGCTATGCCGATGCACGCCAGCGGCGCCGACACCGCGGCTGA
- a CDS encoding LysR family transcriptional regulator — protein sequence MAQLDDLAFFQQLAQAGSLTATARELGLSLSAVSKRLKQLEARLGVELASRTTRRLSLTAEGERYLERGAAILEELAELEEALGEQQAALSGPLRVNATFGFGRRHVAPLLSAFCARHPGLEGVLELSNYPLSLGEQGFDIGIRIGEPPDSRLVARRILTNRRVLCASPDYLARMAPLVSPADLAAHACLILRENDSDYGVWRFCRRDDDTVEQAVKVSGPLASNDGEVIVQLALDGHGIALRSWWDIHPHLMDGRLVELLPEWRGVRADFHVVYQQRRHVPARIRAFVAFLEERMPGRVPAMAGGA from the coding sequence TTGGCTCAGCTCGACGATCTCGCCTTCTTCCAGCAGTTGGCCCAGGCCGGCAGCCTGACGGCTACGGCACGCGAGCTGGGTCTGTCGCTGTCGGCGGTGAGCAAGCGGCTCAAGCAGCTCGAGGCACGCCTGGGGGTGGAACTGGCCAGCCGCACCACCCGGCGTCTCTCGCTGACGGCGGAAGGCGAGCGCTACCTGGAACGGGGGGCGGCCATCCTCGAGGAACTGGCCGAGCTGGAAGAGGCCCTGGGCGAGCAGCAGGCGGCGCTGTCGGGGCCCCTGCGGGTCAACGCCACCTTCGGCTTCGGCCGGCGCCACGTGGCGCCATTGCTGTCGGCCTTCTGCGCCCGGCATCCCGGCCTCGAGGGGGTGCTGGAACTCTCCAACTATCCCCTCAGCCTGGGCGAACAGGGCTTCGACATCGGCATTCGCATCGGTGAGCCGCCGGATTCGCGCCTGGTCGCCCGGCGCATACTCACCAATCGGCGGGTGCTGTGCGCTTCCCCCGATTACCTGGCGCGCATGGCACCGCTCGTCTCGCCGGCCGATCTTGCCGCTCATGCCTGCCTGATCCTGCGTGAAAACGACAGCGACTATGGTGTCTGGCGTTTCTGCCGGCGTGACGACGATACGGTCGAGCAGGCGGTGAAGGTCTCGGGCCCCCTGGCCAGCAACGACGGTGAAGTGATCGTGCAATTGGCCCTCGACGGTCACGGTATCGCGCTACGCTCCTGGTGGGACATTCACCCGCACCTGATGGACGGCAGGCTGGTCGAACTGCTGCCCGAGTGGCGCGGCGTGCGCGCGGACTTCCATGTCGTCTACCAGCAGCGACGCCACGTGCCGGCGAGGATCCGTGCCTTCGTGGCATTCCTCGAGGAGCGGATGCCGGGCAGGGTACCGGCCATGGCGGGCGGAGCCTGA
- a CDS encoding alpha/beta fold hydrolase: MFEGFRTFDIAHGDIRIHGRIGGLGPPLLLLHGHPQSHVIWHRLAEPLARRFTVVATDLRGYGDSSKPHGEPDHANYSKRAMAADQIAVMRELGFERFFLCGHDRGGRVAHRLVMDHPQAVEKLMLLDIAPTLAMYEKTDRTFATAYFHWFFLIQSSPLPETLIEASPAGYITRTMGGRHADLATFDPAAIAEYQRCLAQPGAAHALCEDYRAANTIDLEHDRADRKAGRRIACPVSVLWGRHGIIERCFDPLAEWRAVAERVEGEALPCGHYIPEEAPEALSTRITQFMTTT; encoded by the coding sequence ATGTTCGAAGGGTTCCGTACATTCGACATCGCCCATGGCGATATCCGGATCCATGGCCGTATCGGCGGCTTGGGTCCTCCCCTGCTGCTGTTGCACGGTCACCCACAGAGCCACGTGATCTGGCATCGCCTGGCCGAGCCGCTGGCACGTCGCTTCACGGTGGTGGCCACCGACCTGCGCGGCTACGGCGACTCGTCGAAGCCGCACGGCGAGCCGGATCATGCCAACTACAGCAAGCGCGCCATGGCCGCCGACCAGATCGCGGTGATGCGCGAACTGGGCTTCGAGCGCTTCTTCCTCTGCGGTCACGATCGCGGTGGTCGGGTCGCCCACCGTCTGGTCATGGATCACCCCCAAGCGGTGGAAAAGCTGATGCTGCTCGACATCGCCCCCACGCTTGCCATGTACGAAAAGACCGACCGCACCTTCGCCACCGCCTATTTCCACTGGTTCTTCCTGATCCAGTCGTCGCCGCTGCCGGAAACCCTGATCGAGGCCTCTCCTGCGGGCTACATCACCCGCACTATGGGTGGGCGGCATGCCGACCTCGCCACCTTCGACCCGGCGGCCATCGCCGAGTACCAGCGCTGCCTGGCCCAGCCCGGCGCCGCCCATGCCCTGTGCGAGGACTACCGCGCGGCGAACACCATCGACCTGGAGCACGACCGCGCCGACCGCAAGGCGGGGCGACGCATAGCCTGCCCCGTCAGCGTGCTGTGGGGCCGGCACGGCATCATCGAGCGCTGCTTCGACCCGCTGGCAGAGTGGCGCGCCGTGGCCGAACGGGTCGAGGGCGAGGCCCTGCCCTGCGGCCACTACATCCCCGAGGAAGCGCCAGAAGCGCTATCCACACGCATCACCCAATTCATGACCACCACCTGA